TGAATTTCTGAATCCGACAAGACATAACACTGTTGATTCCAACTGATCTGATGAGACGAGAATCAGTGCAGTATTGCTGGGAAGAGGCCAAggaagggagggaagggaaAGCTACTTTGCTGCTTGCTTTTTtcccctcgaaaaaaaaaatcccctcgAAAAAACTTTGCTGCTTGCTTTTGAGTTGGTTGCTAGCTGCATCTTAGTTTCCAGGTTGTGAATTAGTACTTCCTTTAttccaaaaataattaaatcctaaaaataaatttaaattcttttatcagaaaaaaacacaaatattagggaaatatctaatatcaaataaataaaataggtGAGGTTTCAAACTCAAACCGACTAacccaccaccttgtgaagcTAGCAAAAAAAACCCTCGGCGTTTCTAACTTACTTAACAGATCAAGTACTGTGAAGCAATACAGAAGAGCTCTCTGAAAGAGATTTTGACTTCGCTTACAGTTCTCCAGTGTAGTAGCATTGGATCAGGGTGAGATAGATCAGTTCTACTCCATccactttaaaatataaacattcgtaacatctaaaatttataccaacatatatatactttacaAATAGATCCTTTGAAGTAAAACAATGCTGAagtagtactagaaaatgtccagatttataataAAATGTCTCATCCAGTTTTAGAAGGCGGGAGTACTTAATATAAATAGAAGTATTTAAAACGTATttattccctctgtcccaaaataagttttgcactattcatctccaacgtttgaccgtttgtcttatttgaaaattttttatgattattatttttattgttattagatgataaaacatgaataatactttatgtgtgactaatttttttaaaaaaaattataaatttttcaaataagatggacggtcaaacattggacatggATTTTCACagctgcatttattttgggacggagttagtatattttagaacggcACTCATAATGGCTGGCTCGACTTATGTGACATAACAGTGATGTTATATTGTCCTAATTTCTGTGAAAATCCATTAAATTTCATACGCTCGCCTCGTATGGAACGCATGAATATCATGACAACTGGAGTAGTACAGACAACAGTTGCTCCATTCACACAGTGCACGACGACAGAGGACGACGTAAACGATTGCAAAGTCGCAACCAACGAGCACATGGCTGCTGGCTGGTAAGAAAAAGCTCAATTAAATATCAGTGTActgtatatatgtacaaatgTACTCTCCATGAACAGAAATGCAGTATCTCCAGCCCATTTGATCAGAGATGAAGCACATCAACGTACCCTAGTTAGGTCCAGTTCATTTATAGTTCAGTTATGCTACTTGTTCTGGATTTTGATACGCAGGGGAGGGACCAAGCTAGctactaagggggtgtttagatcaggatgtaaagttttggcgtgtcacatcgggtattatatatgATGTCGCATATagtgtttggacactaataaaaaaactaattacagtatccgtcagtaaaccgtgagacgaatttattaagcctaataaTATGTTATTAGTAATTATTTACtctagcaccacattatcaaatcatggaacaattaggcttaaaagattcgtctcgcaaattagtcgcaatctgtccaattagtttttttagcctatatttaatacttcatacatacaggtgtttaaacgttcgatgtgacggggaaaaatttttgggtgggaattaaacagggcctaagctaAATGGTGATCAATTAATCGATCGAGAGCCAGTACTTCAGAATTAAATGTAGGCTTGATCAATGCAGAGATTAATTAACCTTACGATTGCCTGTCCATTCCTGACTGATCTCTGCATTATTCAGTGTGGTGGCCAGCAAAAGCAAGAGATCAGATAAAACCATGCATTGTTATATGTCTCCTTTAATTTTCAGATCTCATTCTGTCAGAGGTTGCATAGATTGGGCGTTCGGATGCATTTGCTGCTGGAAAGTTGGCATAAATTGGGCTGGAATTTGAGCGTCTCTGTAACTGTAGTCTGTACTGCAAATTGCATGTGTGCAATCTCTGCTTGCAGTAGTGGAGCTACAGGCATGAAGGGTGGATATATGAGACACTGGACCCAACCGTCCTTTTTTTATCTTCAAAATCATTAATTCCTTTTGGAGGACCACAATTTGTTAACTTTTCTTctggtgaaaagaaaaaaaaatcaaagctgGTTTTTAGAAGGAAAGATAACAAAAGCACTAGCTAGCAAATATATGACAGGGTTTGCATTATCATCGGTCCAACGGGCAACCAGACTTACCATTGGGGTGCAGTAACGAAAACCGCTCGGTATCGACCGAGTTCAAAAGAATTTAAACAATATTTTAAATTCCGATaaaatttatttggtttttttatcgGTTTTACTTGATAACTGGTTGCTGCGGTTACTGTCATTATTACCACATAGGAGGGGTAACCACCCTCTGCCACGTAATATAAGCATTAAGGACGTGTTTTGATTACCTACATACAGTGATAATGGTTGGCTTGCACGCATGGTTGCAAGGCCCGTGTTTGGTTGCCCTTTGCCCACATAACCTCCAGGCCCAAGGTTCCCTGAGCCAAGGCCCGAGGTGAACGGCCGATCTGAGCTTCTCTCCCCATCCTGGCTGAGCGCGTAAagggcccaagcccaagcccaagcccaaaaACCTTACCAGGCCCCCAAACCAGGAAAAAAATTCCGGCCCATTAccacgtgggacccacagcCCACAGAGCTGTCAGCGAAGTGGGCCCCACCGGTCAGGCGAGCGCTCCGTGCCAAACTTCtttcttccccccccccccccccccctccctctgatggtgatgatgaagatgagcatACAAAAGCTGTGATTTTGAGGCCACCGtgcatcgcgccgccgccgacgacgacctcgacccactcacctcgacggcgacgcgtggcggcgggaggagaggagaggagagggatatggagggcggcggcggggagagggcggtgggggtggtgcggcggctgatggcggcgaaggcggagtCGCGGAAGAGCTTCTCGGAGatcggggaggaggcggggctGACCAACGTGTACGTGGCGCAGCTGCTGCGGCGGCAGGCGCAGCTGAAGCcggagacggcgccggcgctgcgGGCGGCCGTGCCGGGGCTCACCGACGACCTCGTCGCGCTCATGATGGAGCCGCCGTTCCGCTCCTACCACCCGGACATCGTCCACGAGCCCGCCATCTACAGgtgcctcctccttcccctccctcccatgGCCGTACCGTACTCTGCTTCTCAATTGAGTCTCGCCTCTGATTCCAAACCATACATGTTGATGCTTTCCTTTTGATTGTTCTTCTAGAATTTTATCTTTGAGAAAATCTATCCTACGGTTTTCCGTGGAGACGGAATAGTACTACTCCCttatctcctcttcccctctttctGTCTCTTCCCCTCAactcacacactctctctcttcccctccactcGATCCCTCTCTCTGTGAATACCACCCATGAgcacggaggcggcgacgacggcggcaacgacggcggcggcaacgacgacgacggtgccgTCACCACCAGTCCCCGCGGACGACCTGGACGACAGTCGGCGGAGCTCCCGACCACCACGGGCGACGGCCGCCGTCAAGAAGCCTCCCCATCAAGCTCCTCAAGgcgctcctcctcttcgtcgttCTTGTCGGTAGcttcctcgccgctgccgccctcctcctccttggcggCGCTGGCGCCTCCTACGGTCGGGGAGTGATGGACGCGGCCACCGGGGACGAGCACTTGGCACAACATGAGCGACGAGGAGCTGCTCTAGGCGGCGTCAATGGAGCCACGGGTTTGGCGGTTTGGAGCGAGGCACGACGACGAGCGACGGAATGGCACAAGGTAGGTACCAGATCTATcgcctcctctttctcttcctccgccgtcgccccgcTGCTCGACTTCCCTGACCcacgactcctcctcctcctctctcttgggATATCACACTGATACCCAGATACCAAggcctgatacctaggtatcagctCGATACCCAGGGTACCAGGTATCAGTCGATACCCAGGTACCAAGacctgatacctaggtaccaaggaCAGCTCGATACCCAGGGTACCAGGTATCAGTCGATACCAGGGTGTACCAGGGTGTACCAGGTATCAGTCGATAGTCGATACCAGGGTACTAGCTGATACCAATGTACCAGGTACCACCTTGGTACCTTACCCAAGATACCAGGGAGGATTGGATATGGTGGAATCGCAGGATAGCGTGGGCCTCCCCACGAAATTGATGAAGCTTATTAAATCTCTCGGGATTTTAGTTATCCCGTGACTGCTAGGAGCAACGGAATACCGTGGGGTAGCAGCCCTCTTTATCTTTTCGTTATTTATTATACATGCTTGCTAGAGTTGTGAGGATGGCGAAATTAAGTAATTTCTTTGTGCTGTTCTTGATTCCGAAATTTTGAACCTTTGGCATAGAAAAATAGACACGATGTTGCTTAATTCTATCGCGTTGGCGAAGACTAATTATATTCTTAGGGATTCTATGTCAGAAAGAGTGaatatttatttcatttttccATTAAAATTAAGAAGCCAAATAGTTAACTTGTAAGAGAATATGCTAAAGAACATGATTAGTTCTGTTTGCTTTGTAACATGCAAGAGCCTTTTATCGACATATATGTGCTATTGTAATGGAAGATGTTGTCTCTATGAAAATTTACCAGATTATTACAAGTTTAGTACACggttgatttaaattattgtggTAATGCACTTTTACAACACTCTAGAAAAGGATTcttgttgatattttttttaattatatattgcGCTCAGATTGAATGAAGCTGTTATGCATTTTGGAGAGAGCATCAAGGAAATTATCAATGAGGAGTTTGGTGATGGAATGTAAGATATCTGCCTATGCTTCATTCTATTTGATTTTCATTTACCCCAGTATTTCTTGACTTCCTGTTCCTGGTAACTGCACATGGACGAAGTTAAGGATTTGTATACAGTAAGCACTGATGTAAAGCATGCACCTttctctgaaaaaaaatgcaaagcaTGTACCTTTATGGGAACAATCCCTGGAGGTTCATTAAGTCTAGATTAATCACTATATTCTTATTAGTGGTAGCTGGTAACCGATCACTATATTCTTATCAGGATGTcaagtaaaatattttcttctcttcaggCTGATATAGAGGCCTTTGTATTTCAAGACTACTGACCATCTAATTTTGGCTGCCATGCTTATatcctttgaaaaaaaaaaggtgaaagaaTCCGTTTAACTGCTTCCTAATGCAGCATGTCAGCTATAGACTTCTACTGTTCGGTTGACAAGGTACAAGGTGCTGATGGAAAAGATCGCGTGGTGGTCACATTTGATGGGAAATATCTTCCTTACAGTGAGCAGGTTAGTGTTTTCTTGCTTCCCTATTCTCGATATAATCATCTTACTTTTTTGAATTGATGCATAATTGAATATGTTGAATCATCTGCCGTCTGTATGGAAGATTTTGGAATTGAATATATGCTTTACATTATACTTAACTTTGTACCATTGTACTATCCTTGATTATTATTAGCAGATAAGCATTGGATGAGGCTACAGAGTTACAGATTTAATCATTATACCCATTCTATCTTTTTACTAGAATTCTTCCATCTTATTACCTCTCTTGCTGATCTGAATTTGACAAGCAGTTCTAAGCACagaattttcatatttgcagaGATCTGATCATATGATGTCTAGGCTGACCCGCAAGACATCTTGAGATGGCTGGTGTTGTGGGAAAAATGATGTATCATCTGCTTCTGCTTGTGGATTGAATAGAATCGAGCATGTTTTTTACTCCCAATAGTCGATGAAATAAACATACTTTGTAATGATGTATACATGAATAAATTGTTTAAGCAGAGATACAGTTCGATGTCACCTTTACTACTTCTATCATTGAATAAAGTTAATAAACAACACATGAAGTGTTAAATTGCATTTCATTGTGTTGAACAGAAAAGATATTGTCTGAAATGTCAAGTGGGCCGATTTGTCTTTCTTTcctatttcttttcttcttcttcttctttttgcgATAGAGccaatttgttttatttttagtaTCATAACAGAATGACAAAGAAATTTAGTATCATATAGGTAAGCAGTAGGTGTGATGCTTCAAGTCGACAGATATGATTGATGGAAAAACATGCTGctcattttttctttcttttttttttttttttttgaagaaacaaACATACTATTGTCTTGGTCAAGTCTGAATGTCAGAATAGATGTTTGCTCCATGTAACTTCTGTTTCATGTACCAAGAAACAAAAATTGCACGGAGTATTACTTTTCAAACCACAAGGACTAAAATAACTGCTTTAGCAATTGCAATTTGATTCAAGTTCTCACTATTGTGTTCTTGCATACGATACTCGGTCTTCTCTAAAAATACAGAAGTGCTGGATAATACGATCAAGCAAGCGCTTGTCATTCAACAGATCAGTTCAATATCTGTTGTGCCTCTATTAACAACAAGAGGACTCGGTATCTTCTTCCATTGTGTTCATATCGTGAAAGGAAACAGACCGGTTCAATTTCTGATATCTTCTTCCATTTTCGTTGGCAAATGAGTACTGTTCTAAAAGTCCCAGCAATAGATCAAAAAAATGTTTCGAAGTTTTTGTCCgtattaaatttttatattgatttatctattttatcCCGTTTGTCCATGTAAAAAGCAACTTGCTCCCGGAAAATCACAAAAAGTAAGGGGTCAACTCTAACAAGCAAACGAAATTGAAGGGAGTATACAAAAGCACTTCCTGGTATAGCTGTTATTTTAGTTCTAAAACTGCTATATGGAACCGGTATAGATAGCATCTAGTGGTGAACGTTTTGGCTGTGCAGCAGTTCTACTGCTGCCGCCACAACGCCTTTTCCTTCAGAAAATATGTCAAGTGCAGGCTCCTCGATCTTCCTCTGGAGGAGTTTGTCCAATTCACCTCTTAATCTCTGTCAAATAAAAACATTCCTAAATTAGAGAAGAAGGCATATAGGTCTATCTATTACAACAAAGTGATTCCAAAACTGTTTTAACATCCTTATGATTTGCTTGtgcaaacaagaaaataaaGCAAGTTCTGTGCAGACATGTGAAGAAATGAAGATGTTCTATTCGCTGCAATGAATTTGAGGGACTAAAACCGTAAATCAGTCAAGCAAAATGATTGCTCAGTGTGAACAAAGGAATGTAGATCAAATAGCAAGCATGAAATTTAATACCTTTTCCTGTTCGAAAAATAAACCTTAAAATAGAAACGAAATAGAATAACTGAAATCCTTTTTTCTTTAGTTCAAACAAGTTATCTTGTAGGGAAGTTAGAGATACCTGGATCAACTCTATGATACGCCTTGGTGCAGAGAAATGAAGATATCCCCCAAGCATCTCAATGCCTTCTCCAGTTTTGCTCTCACTGAGAGAACCACCAAAGAGGAGAAGAGCATAGTCGGAAATGTTTGTGGAATCCCTGACATAAATGCTAGCAGTTTTAACCTTCTCGCTATAAACCAGATAAGGCAATGGGAATTGGTGAATTCCCGCATTGACTGATGATGGATGGATATCCACTTTGCCAACATCTTTGGTGTAAAACGCTGTCCTCTTGCCTCGTCTTTTGCACTGAACGACATTTGGGTAAAGCCCAGCACATAGGACAGCACACACCATCTCCAGATCCTTTCCATAATAATTATATGCCTGAAATTATATCATGGAAGTAAGAACCCATACTGCAAACTTATGTTCTGGAACACGAAAGTAGATATGATTCAAGTGTGTTGAAATGGGGAAAAGAGATAATTATAAGATCGTTTAGGAGGCCCCAAAATCCTGGCCCATCTACGTGGATTGTCCACAATTTTGGGCTCTCCAAACAGGCCCCATATGTGCCCGTACAGTTAAACACTAAATTTTACAGACCATGGTTATTAAGTAGCAATCAAATGACAGTAACTATTGGACAAGTGCAAAAGTGAATGCATAAACACCACAAATAGTGAAACTAATGCAGTCTTGTGAGGAAATAAAGACCTCAGCTTAGATGAATGCTATAGTGCTATTTATTAGCACGGTAGCAAACACAATCAGAAGTTGAAGGAagctatataattaattttgaaaatttagaTTGCACTACATGTTTGAATTAAAATGTAATGTGGAAAGATAGTCAACCTTCAATCCTCTTGTTTTGCTAACAAACCCAATGTCAGATAGTAGATCAAAAAACTGATTACGCATGTCATCCATCATCTGCAGGGTCATGGGTGAAAGGAAATTTTCCCAGCAGAAAGAGCGTTCTCTTCCACTGCGTCTTGCTTCCTTCCATGCTTCGAACGCCTTAACAAGAGCAATGTGATCACTGGAAAAATAAGTTACAAAAAATTATCAACCTAACATTACTTTCAAAACTAAAGTACTTGTAGAAATGTTATAATTGTCAAAGTAAGTTATCAGCGGTAACCTAGTACGCAACCCAGCATTCTACATCAATTTGGTACTTATGTCTGAGGTAATAACAGTATAACACTAACATTCTTTGCATTATATGGTGACAAAGATATTTTAGTACAGGTAAGACAAAAGGAATCAATACGGAACAGAGAAAAGATTATATTAATTACCTGCAGGAGTCACCAGCAAATGATCTTTTGACAGCATCAGCTTCTTCCTTCCTATCTATTGGGAGCACAAATGGATTACGATATGCAAGAGCAGCAGCGATTGTTAATGCAGGATCCAGACACTGAAAAACAGATCCAATAAGCAGCATTTTTCCAATGTTTGGATCTAGCGGAAGTGTACAAAGATGTCGCCCTGCATACACAGAAGAAGACACACAGAGTAAATAAAAACAGTTAGAATAGAATCAAGAAAGAGATCCACAATACAAGACTAAAAGGTGCAGCAAAATTTCAAACCTAAAGAAGTCAGCTCCTCCACATCATCCAATGCTCCAACGGTTTTCAAAAGCTCGATCGCATTATTAACAGAAAGCGGGTCTGGTGGCTGCAGTGCCTTGGCTAAGAAAGAGGCTACAGCTCCAAGCTGTAAACTTTTGATAGTAAGACAGAGTTCTTGCAAAGGAGTCCTAAGAATTTCAGGTAACTGAAACTGTGGCATCGCATCATAAATGACTTTAGGATACAGCCTATAGCAAGCACCAGGCTGAACACGTCCTGCACGACCTCGCCTCTGTGTAACATAACCAAAATCCATTTAGTACATCTATTGTTGGATTTTTCAACTTTCCATAaactgtgacagtgtacctgatGGGCAGAAGCTTTTGATATCCATGATGGTAGAAGGCATGCAAGCTTATTTAAGGCATCATAACTTGTTTCCTTTGCTTTGCCACAATCAATTACATAGACAACATCATCTATTGTAATACTGCTTTCTGCAATATTTGTTGCCAAAACAATTTTCCTGAAAAATACATATGCAACAGCAATAAGCAATACAGGTTGTTCAAATAAAATAGGATTAGCCATTATGACACAGCTAGCTCAAATGTAACATAAAAAGcgtcaaaataaaacaaaataaaatggtaATCAAACACAATACATAAATAATGAATAATgaagcaaaaaacaaaaaacctgAATGTCAGTGAATAAGATAGCTTTTTAAGAAACCCAGATAGCTCAAAACTGGGACTTGGAAAAATACAGAAGATATGTCATTGCTAAATAAGCCTAGCTTAAGTTATTTTATTAACATTACATAATTCTGTACCTCCACAAGTTCACTTGCCAACCATAGTATATCAAATATGCCAACTATATATGTACCAGATCTGGCTTTAATTTTATAGATACTGAAACTGGAAATTAGAAGGGTAGGAAACCCAGCATGCTTCTATAAGTTCCTAATAAAAGTGTAATAGCAGAAATATAAATAGATAACATGAGAAGAAATGCAAGTAGAAAGGCAAAAACTTGGCTATAACATATTAGCCATAACAACTAGACAGCAAAGATTCATGCATCCAAGTCCAATCTTCTATATTTCTAGGTAGGTACCTAGGTGATTTACCTCATATTGGCTGGTGGTCTATCAAAAATTTCACGCTGATTGACAGTGGGCATAGAACCATGGAGTGGAATAACCAGGAATCTATTGGAATTTCCAAGGAGATTATTCCCCTTAATCTTATCCAAAAGTTTCGAAATTTCATCCCAACCAGTAAGGAACACAAGGATTGCACCTTCTCCTTCATGACGACAGATGTACTCAATTGTACCTTCAACCTAAAATGTCAGCATAAAGATGTCTTATTTTAGCACGATTTTAAAGTGCATAACAATTGGAACAAGACTGACAAACAAATGCAAGTACGGTGCAGCCATGCAAGAGA
The sequence above is drawn from the Oryza glaberrima chromosome 10, OglaRS2, whole genome shotgun sequence genome and encodes:
- the LOC127752593 gene encoding cyanate hydratase, whose amino-acid sequence is MEGGGGERAVGVVRRLMAAKAESRKSFSEIGEEAGLTNVYVAQLLRRQAQLKPETAPALRAAVPGLTDDLVALMMEPPFRSYHPDIVHEPAIYRLNEAVMHFGESIKEIINEEFGDGIMSAIDFYCSVDKVQGADGKDRVVVTFDGKYLPYSEQRSDHMMSRLTRKTS